The genomic stretch TGAATGGCTTCTGGTTCTGGttctggttctggttctgttGGTTGTAGTAGTGATAGTAGAATTGAGAATTTGATTTGTGCTACTAAATCATTGAAAGTTAGCTTAGAGAAATCAAAGACTGTTGGGTTAGGATTAGAGAAAGCAGGGCCAAGGTTAGATGAGATTAGGGTAAGGTTACCTTGGCTTGAATCTGCGGTTCGGCCGATTAGAGCTGAGAAGGATGCCCTTGTGGCGGTTGGAGGGCATATTAACAGGGCTGTTGGTCCTGCGGCTGCGGTGCTAAAGGTTTTCGATGCGGTTCATGGGCTTGAGAAGTCTTTGTTGTCGGATCCGCGGATTGATCTACCGGGTTACTTGTCGGTTTTGAAGCGACTTGAGGAGGCGTTGAGGTTTTTGGGAGATAATTGTGGGTTGGCTATTCAATGGTTGGATGATATAGTTGAGTATTTAGAAGATAATTCGGTTGCGGATCAGGTTTATCTTAAGAATTTGAAGAGGGAGTTGGAGAGTCTTAAGGAGTCGCAGAATGGTGATTTGGATGGTGGATTGTTAGATGCTGCTTTGGATAAGTTGGAGAATGAGTTCAGGTTGCTGTTAACTGAAAACAGTGTGCCGCTTCCTATGTCGTCGAATTCTCTTGGTGATCAGCCTTGCATCGCGCCTTCGCCTTTGCCTGTTTCGGTGGTTCACAAATTGCAGGCTATTCTTGGTAGGTTGAGGGCTAATGATAGACTTGACAAATGTGTTTCGATTTACGTTGAAGTTAGAAGTTCTAATGTTAGGGCAAGTTTGCAGGCATTGAATTTGGATTACCTTGAGATCTCGGTGTCCGAGTTCAATGATGTGCAGAGCATAGAGGTGTATATAGCTCAGTGGGGAAAGCATTTGGAATTTGCGGTGAAGCATTTGTTTGAGGCTGAGTATAAGCTTTGTAATGATGTGTTCGAGAGGCTTGGACTCGATGTATGGATGGGTTGCTTTTCAAAGATAGCTGCACAGGCTGGTATACTCGCGTTTCTTCAGTTTGGAAAGACTGTTACGGAAAGTAAGAAAGATCCCATTAAGCTTTTGAAGTTGTTGGATATTTTTGCGTCCTTGAACAAGTTGAGGCTGGATTTCAACCGTCTTTTTGGGGGAGATGCATGCGTCGAAATCCAGAATTTGACAAGGGAACTTATCAAAAGTGTGATCGATGGCGCAGCGGAAATTTTCTGGGAACTTCTGGTTCAGGTAGAGTTACAGAGACAGAGCCCTCCTCCTCCGGATGGCAATGTTCCTCGATTGGTGAGCTTTATCACGGATTACAGCAATAAACTCTTGGGGGACGACTACAAGCCTATACTGACCCAAGTTCTGATCATTCACCGAAGTTGGAAGCGTCAAAGTTTTCAGGAGAAGCTTCTCGTTAATGAGATTTTGAACATATTGAAAGCCATTGAGGCAAATTTGGATACATGGATAAAGGCTTACGACGATCCTATGTTGTCCAACTTTTTTGCCATGAACAATCACTGGCATCTGTTCAAGCATTTGAAAGGGACGAAACTCGGGGATCttttaggagattcttggttGAAGGAACACGAACAATATAAGGACTATTACTCCACAATATTCTTGCGAGATAGCTGGGGAAAGCTCCCTGGACATTTGAGTAGAGAAGGGCTGATTCTTTTCTCGGGAGGGCGCGCTACTGCTCGCGATCTGGTCAAGAAAAGATTGAAAAAGTTCAACGAAGTTTTCGACGAGATGTATTCAAAGCAATCAGGCTGGATCATGGTCGAGCGAGATCTAAGAGAAAAGACATGTCAGCTTATAGTGCAAGCCGTGGTGCCTGTTTACCGGAGTTACATGCAGAACTACGGTCCCTTGGTCGAGCAAGAAGCCAGTTCCAATAAATACGCAAAATACACAGTCCAGAAGCTTGAAGAAATGCTTCTATGTCTCTACCGGCCGAAGCCTGCAAGACACGGCAGCTTGAGAAGTCCGCAGCTTAGTGGAAAGTACGGAAACGGAATACCAGATCTTCGTCGTACAGCCTCTGCAGTTGTCTAGTTTCGTAATCTTATATTTATAAAGGCGAATTCGATGGAAATCTTAAATCTTCTCCCCGCATCAGATGGACGGCTACTGTATATAATTTTTCATTGGAGCTCTGCAGTGCATGCATGAGATAGGCTTTGCTTAGATTCTGAGAAGGAAGTTTCCATGAAAATGAAATTTTGTATGTTCCTCTAAAAGGGGTATCTGTAAAAGATGTGTAATATCTAAGAGTACCTTAGCCTAGGGGTTATGATCCTTTGGTCAATAAATGTGAACCTTGCAATGAGGTTCATTGCTCATACTCCTTACTAaggtaaattaattattatttttttcatcttcATCATTGTCTATTTATTCAGTTTGTAGAAGGATCATTGTACTATGCAGATTTAATGtacaattttttttagtataCATGAATTTATAAGCTTAGATGTTCACTATCCTTGTTGTGACAACTGAGAATTCTGAGTGACCAGATCAGTGTCGGTTtagtaaaaacaaatatataacacTCTGGTTCACATTTATTGTGGCATGGCCCGGTAAAATATCAATAAGCATGGGTGCTTATTTTGACCATACAATTATATACAAGTATTCAATTTTGGTGAGTAGCTCCAACGGTTTTATTTGCAATGCGTAGTGTGAAAATCTGAAAAATATCTGCAAAATGAGTTAATATAATCATATGAGAATCAGTAATAAGTGTTAGGATACAATACTTTAGTATCCATTtaaaattatgtattttaattatattattatataaatatgtataaatgtaaatttttagaaaatatattaCTATTAAATTATTGATACTGTATTTTGGTATCACtgcttaatagtttttttttttttttgaaatttttattgtggttgaaaatttaaaattaattatattttataattgattaacttattttaattagataTGCAAATAACGTTACATGTATAATGTATAAGTATTGAGTATACTCAAAAGATACAAACTCAAATGCGTAGTTAGGTACTAATAAGATACAAAGTATAAGTATTGAATTCACTCAAAAGATACAAACTCAAATGCATAGTTAGGTACTCATAAGATACAAACTCAAATGCAACTCAAATGCAAAGTAATTAGGTACTTATAAGATACGAGTTCAAATACAGTACTTGTGTACTCATAAAGTACGAGATATTACTTGTGTACTCATGAAGTACGAGATATTACTTGTGTATttataaaatacaagatatgagtTTAAGTACAAGTTGATGTCTACTTAGATATTTTATATAAGAGTTTAGTGTGTACTCATAAAATACGAGATGCGGGTTCAAGTGTAAAAGTTGATGTCCACTAGGATGGGTCtagatatataaatttttttaaatcacaTAAAGAACGAATTCTATATGTGTGTttgatttgataaaaaataaagatataaagGACGAGTTTAAATAACTTCGTCAtgcaattaatttaaaaattgttCACGACGAATAAGAATGTAATAAAGAAATagataaaaattgaaatttttgtcTGACACTAAATCATGTGATAATTTTTTTTCAGTTAGATATAATAATTGTTAaagtttttattaatattttttttcaaaaatcaaatgggAATGTTATATTCATATTCAAGAACATTTGGATTTGATGGTAACAAATTTCTTTCAATTTATTCATAAATATTAACTAAAGGAGATTGACAAATAGGAAACACTCTGGATCTCTAAACAAGATACAAGATGAGACTTCCAATTTATTTGTCACATGTAAATATGCAAAAAGGGTTTTGATCCTAACATGACTTATAGTACTTTCTAAGGTGgagttaaaaatttatattttaatttgaattcaaaatatgTTATATGGATATCATTAGATGATTTAGTAATAATTAGCGCCAAAACTGACTCCCGAATCAAATTAGTCGGTCCGGTCAATCAAATATTGGTGATGGAAAAAAATAATTACCTATATAGATTGCGAACTTCTTGCCTTTAAATAGATAatacttattatttattataaaaatttgtaattaaattacatattatttattataaatacaataaataaaatatatgaattcaaatattatatatttttgaatacatgttatttaaaaaaaaatctataatatattttttatacattATGAGTTTGAAATTGTTAATATTATACATAAATATTCAACAtaatacaaaataataaaatataaagaattagaagataaaataaaataaaataaatattaatttaattataaagtgCGAGTTTAATATATTCTTTTTAGCGAGGCAACATCTTCTCTTAAAATTCAAACTTTCAACTTCATCATGTAGCTATGTCGGTGATGCTGCGACGAGGTCCCTCCTCCGCACCATCATTTTACCTTTGGAGTTACTCTTTTCATATGATCGTTGTTGGGTGGTTGCTCCGGTGGATTTCGGCGATGTATGCTCGGGTTGTTTGTTGCTCAATACAAGCAGATtgacaattaatttttttagatttagaGTTGTGTTGATTTTTCCTTTTCAGCTATTTGCTTTTTCAGTTGAGTGTTCACCTGATATTGATTTGGGGGTGGACGAAGTGTTTGCCGTCGATGGTTGAGTGATGCAACTCAGTTACAGTTGTGCATTTCCTTCTCCATCATCGATTTTTTCGATTTTTGTTGCagtgaaatctcattttctttgaTGCGTGAGTGTTGACTTTTTTGATTCTTGAATCTCTATTTGTATCCAGATATGTTGAGATCTGacgaaaacattttaaaagaatAACTTTAATTTTCAAGAAGTTGACGTATACAGGTCGTAAATTCACTTCTTATTGGCGATATGAATACatctttaataaataatttataaatatcttTATAATGATTCTATGCTTCatgttaaaaaattgaaaaatattaaaagacaAATAGTATGAAATCTTATTAATGGTTAGAACATGTCTTTTATCTTTGACCATTTTACTTGTAATGACTTTGAATATAACTTCTCCTCCAATAAAACCTAATGTGCTTTGCTCCACTAGTGAGAAAACTAAGTCAAATGTAGTAATTCCTTTTAATATTCCTAATTAATAAAAGATGATCTtagatatttaaaaatataaataaacccaCAAAACTATTATTCTTGCAACCCCGTAGTACTTTTCAGGGCCTTTTTTTGATGAGTGGTGCTCACTTGAAAGTTGAAACTTTAGCAATAAACTAAAAACATTCACAATAAAAAGTTTAATCctcataaacaaaacaaaaaattcaaagcaACTTTTTGAACAcatgcaaagttgacaagttaaaGTTGTCTTTTACTAAATTTTATACAACTAACATAGATGGCCTAGTTGATGCTGGAATCCCACAAATTATTCCCTTTTTATTCCAAAAGTAACATATTGCTACTAGTACGGAATTAATTTAGTTAGAAATAATGAGTGCAAATAGAACTAGCCTATGAAGAGCACATAATTAACATAATTTTGGTATTTTAAAATGTGTTATATTATTTTGGGGAAATTATTAAGGTGTTCCTTAAACAAATTTCCTAAAAAAATAACCACCTAATAAAATAGTTAGGGTGGCACGTCCGTCCCATTTAGATCCGTTCTGTAAAAGTAtgtaaaaaaacaaaacagaCAGATAAAGTTGAGGGTGCAAGCCTAAAATCTTGGTAcgtcccgcaaaaaagtgaggacgGGGTGGACTAAGTCCGCTGGTATTGCACTTTTTAAGTCTAAAATTACAAAGATTATGTTAATGTCTATGCTAGCAAAAATCCGCATAAAAAACGGGACAAGACGGTCACATTAGAGGGTGGGGGCCTAAAAATTTGATCGGTCCGTACAAAAATACGGGCAAAACGAACATGTCTAACGGGCTGGACCCGTTTTTCCATACCCTAAAAATTGTTGAAACTACTGTTTTtagcacttcagttggcgtaaccggttacgcctgttaccttaaccggttacgaacccgtgaaacagattcactgtagatgttgcgtttgcgtaaccggttacgctgtttgccgtaaccggttacactgaagcccaactgtttttctgtttgttttagggtgttttaattcattccaatcattttgtaacttgtactatataaggagctcactactcctattttgtggttaatgccaattcactatctcaccctcaattactctctctctctattatttctcttcattctctaatcttcatcttcttcaattcatcattttccccattaaagataccttaatttgatttgtatgttccaacatttggcatcaagagcacTGGTTCTGATCCGATTCCGCTGCAACAATGAGTACCAATGATCGAATCCCATCCAACTTACCGATTCTTGATTCGAAGAATTACGACAAGTGGTCTAAACAAATGAAAGTCTTGTTTGGATATCAAGAAGTTCTCGATATCGTCAACAATGGTGTCACACCTCTTGGGGCTGAACCTACAGCTGCACATCAAGCCACTTtcaaggaagagaagaagaaagattacaaaactCTCTTCTTGATACACTCTTGTGTCGATGGTGATAATTTCGAAAAAGTCGGTGATTGCGAGTCCGCGAGGCAAGCTTGGTTAATTCTTGAGAAAGCATATGCTGGGGCTGCGAAGGCGAAGattgtgaggttacaaactcacaagaggcaattcgagttaacgcaaatggaagagaaggaaacgatcaatgattatgtgacgcgcattacgcgcttagtgaatcaaatcaagtcgtGTGGGGAAACGATCTTAGAGCAGAATGTTGTGTCAAAAATCTTACATTCGTTGACGTCAAGATTCGACAACATTGTGGTTGCTATtgaagagtcgaaggaccttacgtcgctgagcaaggatgagcttcaaagttccctagaggcacatgaacaaagaatggacgaGAGAGGAAGCGATAAGGCAAAGGCAGAGTTAGCTTTGCAAGTTCGTTTCAATGAAAGGAGTAAAGGTTCGAAAGGGAAATGGCCTTCGAAAGGGAAGCAAGGCGATGGTGAACCTAAACATTCGAAGGGACAAAAAGGTGAGAGCAGCAACTCAAACGGTTATGGTGATCGGAGCAACGCGAGAGGTGGAAAACCAAGAGACATGAGCAAAATACAATGCTGGAAATGCAAGAAACTTGGGCATTTTCAAGCAAAGTGTGGTGCTAAACAGCTTGAAACTAAAGGGGATGAAGCCAAGGTTGCTAGGCAAGAGGTGGATGATGAAGCCACACTCTTAATGATGATTACCGATGAGTGCGAAGGCATGACAGAGGTGCTGGACAGCAGCTGCAAGTCACGGGACAGCAGCTGCAGTAGTGCAGAAAAAGCGACAGTTTTGAGTtcggaacaaaatgtgatgatttcGGTTCGTGATGGAACTCAAGGCAAAGAGGAGTGGTACTTAGACTCAGGATGTTCAACGCATATGACGGgaagaagagattggtttgtgcaaaTCAATCAAGTGGCGAAAAACAAAGTGAAGTTTGCGGACGATTCCACTCTCATGGCCGAAGGTGTCAGTGATGTATTGATCGAGAAAAAGGATGGTGGACATTCTATGATCAAGGATGTGCTATATATTCCAGGTATTAAGtgtaatcttttgagtattggtcAATTGCTCGAAAAAGGTTACAATATACGGTTGGAAGATAAGATCTTGCGGGTTGTTGATGCTAGTGGAGTGTTGATCCTAAAGGCTCCCATGGCTACCAATAGGACTTTCAAAGTTGAGCTGAAAGTATTGGAGCCTAGGTGCTTGGCTACAGCTGCAAGTAGAGAGGAGTGGTTATGGCATTATCGTCTTGGTCACTTGAATTTTCGTGATCTCAAAGCGTTGCAACAAGAAGGTATGGTTACCGGGCTGCCACACATTAACGTTCCAGCTGAgttgtgtgaggaatgtgtgaaaggaaaacaacacaaaggaagttttagcaaggatgcgggtcataggaccaatgcacaccttgaggtggtgtattccgaTGTTTGTGGACCTATGCAAGTGGACACATTTGGTGGCAATCGATATTTTGTCACGTTCATTGACGATTTTAGTAGAAAGTTATGGACTTACGTcatcaagagaaaggatgaggtGTTTGATGTATTCAAGAGGTTTAAGTCCATGGCGGAGAGGCAATGCGGTCGCAAGTTGAAAGTTCTCAAAACGGACGGTGGAGGTGAGTACACCTCGGTTGCGTTTGGGAAGTATTGTGATGATGAGGGTATAGTGCGTGAGGTTGTACCACCCTATACGCCGCAGCAAAATGGTATTGCCAAGAGGAAAAATTGCTCGATTATGAACATGGTTCGAAGCATGTTAAGCTGTAAAAATCTACCGAAGGAACTATGGGGAGAAGCGGTCTCTACAGCCACATACTTATTGAATCGTTGTCCTAGAAAGAAGCTTGAGAAGCTTACACCGGAAGAGGCTTGGTGTGGATTCAAACCGAATCTAAGTCATTTGCGTGTATTCGGTTCGGTGGCTTATAAACATGTGTCGGGACAATTGAGAAAGAAGTTGGACGACAAGGGAGAAGAAATGATTTGGATATCACTCTACAGGCGGTTACAAACTGTTCGATGCGAGAAATCGGAAGATTCAAATTAGTCGAgatgttatttttgaagaaaataacagcagcagtctcagcgtaaccggttacggccagccagtacaaactggcgtaaccggttacggacagGAAAAACAGGGCAAGAACTCTGCAGAggacagcgtaaccggttacggccagccaGTACATACAGGCATAATCGGTTACGAGCAGAACAGAACTCCAGCTGCTGTATTTTTTTGATGATCCAGTCAGTCCCGAAACAGTTCCGCAGCCTCCGAATAATGTTCAAACTGAAGAACACCGTAGAAGATCAACAAGGCAAAGGGTGTTGCCTTCTAGACTCCAAGAATGCGAGAGATTCCAAGATAACGAAGTTAATAATGAAGGTGATTTCGTTCATTTTGCGCTTATGGCCGAATCCGAACCGGTGAATACGGAGGAGGCTCTAAGGgatccaaaatggatttgtgcAATGAAAGAGGAGCTGGAATCAATCGAGAAAAATGGTACTTGGGAGTTAGTTGATCTACCTCATGGTAAAAAGCCAATTGGTGTCCGTTGGGTCTTTAAAGTGAAAGCAAATCCGAAGGGCGAGATAATCAAGTATAAGGCTCGATTAGTAGCGAAAGGGTTTTTGCAACgtgaaggaatcgactttgaggaggtgtttgctcctgtggctaggcttgagaccatccgattggttgttggtattgcaaacaacaacaattggagcgtttatcaaatggacgtcaaatctgcgtttttgaacggtccacttgatgaggaagtttatgttgGACAGCCCCCTGGTTTGGAAgtaaagaatcaagagatgagataCTACA from Vicia villosa cultivar HV-30 ecotype Madison, WI linkage group LG4, Vvil1.0, whole genome shotgun sequence encodes the following:
- the LOC131596204 gene encoding exocyst complex component EXO70A1; the protein is MASGSGSGSGSVGCSSDSRIENLICATKSLKVSLEKSKTVGLGLEKAGPRLDEIRVRLPWLESAVRPIRAEKDALVAVGGHINRAVGPAAAVLKVFDAVHGLEKSLLSDPRIDLPGYLSVLKRLEEALRFLGDNCGLAIQWLDDIVEYLEDNSVADQVYLKNLKRELESLKESQNGDLDGGLLDAALDKLENEFRLLLTENSVPLPMSSNSLGDQPCIAPSPLPVSVVHKLQAILGRLRANDRLDKCVSIYVEVRSSNVRASLQALNLDYLEISVSEFNDVQSIEVYIAQWGKHLEFAVKHLFEAEYKLCNDVFERLGLDVWMGCFSKIAAQAGILAFLQFGKTVTESKKDPIKLLKLLDIFASLNKLRLDFNRLFGGDACVEIQNLTRELIKSVIDGAAEIFWELLVQVELQRQSPPPPDGNVPRLVSFITDYSNKLLGDDYKPILTQVLIIHRSWKRQSFQEKLLVNEILNILKAIEANLDTWIKAYDDPMLSNFFAMNNHWHLFKHLKGTKLGDLLGDSWLKEHEQYKDYYSTIFLRDSWGKLPGHLSREGLILFSGGRATARDLVKKRLKKFNEVFDEMYSKQSGWIMVERDLREKTCQLIVQAVVPVYRSYMQNYGPLVEQEASSNKYAKYTVQKLEEMLLCLYRPKPARHGSLRSPQLSGKYGNGIPDLRRTASAVV